One window from the genome of Hippocampus zosterae strain Florida chromosome 7, ASM2543408v3, whole genome shotgun sequence encodes:
- the LOC127603748 gene encoding solute carrier family 45 member 4 isoform X1: MPPPDMPPQNTGPDAMQVGSPVAGAETQTPTDEGKGGDADGSAGAASRPDPDTGGGGGGGGEELASEGSIEGIPVKRWVMHGAVMFGREFCYALETALVTPVLLQIGLPEQYNSLTWFLSPVMGLIFAPLIGSASDRCTLRFGRRRPFILALCIGALIGAAFFLNGSLIGLSLGDVPGRQPIGIVLTVLGVSVLDFCADATEGPIRAYLLDVANTEDQDMALNIHAASAGLGGALGYAMGGLDWTHTFLGVLFKSQEQILFFFAALFFSVSVVLHLVSIAEQQYSPRHDRQDRVRESPVPSHPHPSSNSRAGLLTPRLEMIGEDETMDSFDLYDTYWDDVSAPGDMDVNFLDVELVRSKSDSVLAMTDAPLEHMDPDALFLCQIEPSVFADRLSPHHGSPPCAAHRLHASRSTPPCRLAGVRRSSNAGSQDLPCPQSGSHSPRGGPTKICRLSAFLQEMENDEGQEALLNNQLKEQRTLNGRLLAGVGAKNTANGLSAKGQVHRDGMVKAASTGAPVRLSRHHHTVYRQPSCTFSYYGRVGSRRCRYRRANAALLIKPSRSMNDLHELEARHRRRSRRSDRRRSGNTYSSNGDAESEEGEVEPTLRLLWLSMLKMPPELLRLCACHLFTWFSFLSEAVFFTDFMAQAIYHGDPIAPANSTDLTNYHRGVQMGCWGLVVYAMTAAICSAVLQKYLDNFDLSIKVIYIMGTLVFSIGSAIMAIFPNVYVAMVMISSMGFISMTISYCPYALLGQYHEMKRYTSHSPGSSRRGFGIDCAILSCQAYISQIVVASAMGSIVEVVGSVRVIPVVASGGSLLGFLSACFLVIYPSNIGAAEAEAEAEAGASKTSEKQPLADPSEKAKEKNSFLKLNKTGNTTITVTDTSCHMENESAL; this comes from the exons ATGCCCCCGCCTGACATGCCTCCCCAGAACACGGGCCCTGACGCCATGCAGGTGGGATCACCGGTGGCCGGCGCGGAGACCCAAACTCCTACGGACGAAGGCAAGGGCGGAGACGCGGATGGATCGGCGGGAGCGGCAAGCCGCCCCGACCCCGacaccggcggcggcggcggcggaggcggcgagGAGTTGGCAAGCGAGGGGTCCATCGAGGGCATCCCCGTGAAGAGATGGGTGATGCACGGCGCCGTCATGTTTGGCCGGGAGTTCTGCTATGCCTTGGAGACGGCGCTTGTGACGCCCGTGCTGCTTCAAATTG GTCTTCCAGAGCAATACAACAGCTTGACATGGTTCCTCAGCCCCGTTATGGGCCTCATATTCGCCCCGCTGATCGGCTCCGCCAGCGACCGCTGTACCCTGCGCTTTGGCCGCCGCAGGCCTTTCATCCTGGCCTTGTGCATCGGGGCGCTGATTGGTGCGGCGTTCTTCCTGAACGGGTCGCTCATAG GACTTTCTCTGGGCGACGTTCCGGGTAGGCAGCCCATAGGAATTGTTCTCACCGTGCTAGGAGTGTCGGTGTTGGACTTCTGCGCCGACGCAACGGAGGGACCGATCCGAGCGTACCTTTTAGACGTGGCCAACACCGAAGACCAAGACATGGCACTCAACATCCATGCCGCCTCGGCAG GTCTTGGCGGCGCTCTGGGCTATGCTATGGGCGGTCTCGACTGGACCCACACTTTCCTGGGAGTCCTCTTTAAGTCTCAGGAGCAGATCCTGTTCTTCTTCGCCGCCCTCTTCTTCTCTGTGTCAGTGGTGCTGCATCTAGTCAGCATAGCTGAGCAGCAATACAGCCCTCGACATGACCGGCAGGACCGGGTACGT GAGAGTCCAGTGCCAAGTCACCCACACCCTTCATCCAACAGCCGAGCGGGACTTCTCACTCCGAGACTGGAAATGATCGGCGAGGACGAAACGATGGACAGCTTTGACCTTTACGACACCTACTGGGACGATGTGTCCGCGCCCGGGGATATGGACGTGAACTTCCTGGACGTGGAGCTTGTGAGGA GTAAAAGCGACAGCGTCCTTGCCATGACGGACGCCCCTCTGGAGCACATGGACCCCGACGCCTTGTTCCTTTGCCAAATCGAGCCGTCCGTCTTCGCTGACCGCCTCTCGCCCCATCACGGCTCTCCCCCATGCGCCGCGCACCGCCTGCACGCCAGCCGTAGCACGCCGCCTTGTCGCCTCGCCGGCGTGCGGCGCAGCAGCAACGCGGGGAGTCAGGATCTGCCGTGCCCCCAAAGCGGCAGCCACTCCCCACGCGGCGGTCCCACCAAGATATGCCGCCTCTCGGCATTCTTACAGGAGATGGAGAATGACGAGGGCCAGGAGGCGTTGCTCAACAACCAGCTGAAAGAGCAGCGCACCCTGAACGGTCGCCTGTTGGCGGGCGTCGGTGCGAAAAACACGGCCAACGGGTTGAGCGCCAAAGGACAGGTGCATCGGGACGGAATGGTCAAAG CCGCCAGCACCGGCGCTCCCGTGCGGCTTTCACGCCATCATCACACCGTCTACCGTCAGCCATCTTGCACCTTTTCCTACTACGGCCGCGTGGGCAGCCGTCGCTGCCGCTACCGGCGGGCCAACGCCGCCCTTCTCATCAAGCCTTCGCGCAGCATGAACGACCTGCACGAGCTGGAGGCGCGACATCGGCGTCGGAGCCGCCGGAGCGACCGCCGCCGCAGCGGCAACACCTACTCGTCCAACGGCGACGCCGAGAGCGAGGAAGGCGAG GTGGAGCCCACCTTGCGGCTACTGTGGCTCTCCATGCTGAAGATGCCGCCCGAGTTGCTGCGCCTGTGCGCCTGTCACCTGTTCACCTGGTTTTCCTTCCTTTCCGAAGCCGTTTTCTTCACCGACTTCATGGCACAAGCTATCTACCACGGAGATCCTATT GCTCCTGCTAACTCCACCGATTTGACGAACTACCACAGAGGCGTTCAGATGGGATGTTGGGGTCTCGTTGTGTACGCCATGACCGCCGCCATATGCTCAG CTGTTCTTCAAAAGTACCTTGACAACTTTGACTTGAGCATCAAGGTCATCTACATCATGGGAACGCTCGTATTCTCCATAG GAAGTGCAATTATGGCCATATTCCCCAATGTgtatgttgccatggtgatgatCAGCAGCATGGGCTTCATCTCCATGACTATCTCTTATTGTCCCTATGCCCTGCTGGGACAGTACCACGAAATGAAACGG TACACCAGTCACAGTCCCGGTAGTTCCCGTAGAGGATTTGGCATTGACTGCGCCATCTTGTCCTGCCAA GCGTACATCAGCCAAATCGTGGTGGCCTCGGCTATGGGTTCCATCGTGGAAGTGGTCGGCAGTGTACGCGTCATTCCCGTCGTGGCCTCCGGGGGCTCTTTGTTGGGATTCCTCAGTGCTTGCTTCCTGGTCATTTATCCCTCAAATATCGG AGcggcggaggcggaggcggaggcggaggcgggGGCGTCCAAAACTTCAGAAAAGCAGCCGCTGGCCGATCCAAGTGAAAAAGCGAAGGAAAAAAACAGCTTCTTGAAACTCAATAAGACAGGCAATACCACCATTACTGTGACCGACACTTCCTGTCACATGGAGAATGAATCAGCACTGTGA
- the LOC127603748 gene encoding solute carrier family 45 member 4 isoform X3 — MPPPDMPPQNTGPDAMQVGSPVAGAETQTPTDEGKGGDADGSAGAASRPDPDTGGGGGGGGEELASEGSIEGIPVKRWVMHGAVMFGREFCYALETALVTPVLLQIGLSLGDVPGRQPIGIVLTVLGVSVLDFCADATEGPIRAYLLDVANTEDQDMALNIHAASAGLGGALGYAMGGLDWTHTFLGVLFKSQEQILFFFAALFFSVSVVLHLVSIAEQQYSPRHDRQDRVRESPVPSHPHPSSNSRAGLLTPRLEMIGEDETMDSFDLYDTYWDDVSAPGDMDVNFLDVELVRSKSDSVLAMTDAPLEHMDPDALFLCQIEPSVFADRLSPHHGSPPCAAHRLHASRSTPPCRLAGVRRSSNAGSQDLPCPQSGSHSPRGGPTKICRLSAFLQEMENDEGQEALLNNQLKEQRTLNGRLLAGVGAKNTANGLSAKGQVHRDGMVKAASTGAPVRLSRHHHTVYRQPSCTFSYYGRVGSRRCRYRRANAALLIKPSRSMNDLHELEARHRRRSRRSDRRRSGNTYSSNGDAESEEGEVEPTLRLLWLSMLKMPPELLRLCACHLFTWFSFLSEAVFFTDFMAQAIYHGDPIAPANSTDLTNYHRGVQMGCWGLVVYAMTAAICSAVLQKYLDNFDLSIKVIYIMGTLVFSIGSAIMAIFPNVYVAMVMISSMGFISMTISYCPYALLGQYHEMKRYTSHSPGSSRRGFGIDCAILSCQAYISQIVVASAMGSIVEVVGSVRVIPVVASGGSLLGFLSACFLVIYPSNIGAAEAEAEAEAGASKTSEKQPLADPSEKAKEKNSFLKLNKTGNTTITVTDTSCHMENESAL, encoded by the exons ATGCCCCCGCCTGACATGCCTCCCCAGAACACGGGCCCTGACGCCATGCAGGTGGGATCACCGGTGGCCGGCGCGGAGACCCAAACTCCTACGGACGAAGGCAAGGGCGGAGACGCGGATGGATCGGCGGGAGCGGCAAGCCGCCCCGACCCCGacaccggcggcggcggcggcggaggcggcgagGAGTTGGCAAGCGAGGGGTCCATCGAGGGCATCCCCGTGAAGAGATGGGTGATGCACGGCGCCGTCATGTTTGGCCGGGAGTTCTGCTATGCCTTGGAGACGGCGCTTGTGACGCCCGTGCTGCTTCAAATTG GACTTTCTCTGGGCGACGTTCCGGGTAGGCAGCCCATAGGAATTGTTCTCACCGTGCTAGGAGTGTCGGTGTTGGACTTCTGCGCCGACGCAACGGAGGGACCGATCCGAGCGTACCTTTTAGACGTGGCCAACACCGAAGACCAAGACATGGCACTCAACATCCATGCCGCCTCGGCAG GTCTTGGCGGCGCTCTGGGCTATGCTATGGGCGGTCTCGACTGGACCCACACTTTCCTGGGAGTCCTCTTTAAGTCTCAGGAGCAGATCCTGTTCTTCTTCGCCGCCCTCTTCTTCTCTGTGTCAGTGGTGCTGCATCTAGTCAGCATAGCTGAGCAGCAATACAGCCCTCGACATGACCGGCAGGACCGGGTACGT GAGAGTCCAGTGCCAAGTCACCCACACCCTTCATCCAACAGCCGAGCGGGACTTCTCACTCCGAGACTGGAAATGATCGGCGAGGACGAAACGATGGACAGCTTTGACCTTTACGACACCTACTGGGACGATGTGTCCGCGCCCGGGGATATGGACGTGAACTTCCTGGACGTGGAGCTTGTGAGGA GTAAAAGCGACAGCGTCCTTGCCATGACGGACGCCCCTCTGGAGCACATGGACCCCGACGCCTTGTTCCTTTGCCAAATCGAGCCGTCCGTCTTCGCTGACCGCCTCTCGCCCCATCACGGCTCTCCCCCATGCGCCGCGCACCGCCTGCACGCCAGCCGTAGCACGCCGCCTTGTCGCCTCGCCGGCGTGCGGCGCAGCAGCAACGCGGGGAGTCAGGATCTGCCGTGCCCCCAAAGCGGCAGCCACTCCCCACGCGGCGGTCCCACCAAGATATGCCGCCTCTCGGCATTCTTACAGGAGATGGAGAATGACGAGGGCCAGGAGGCGTTGCTCAACAACCAGCTGAAAGAGCAGCGCACCCTGAACGGTCGCCTGTTGGCGGGCGTCGGTGCGAAAAACACGGCCAACGGGTTGAGCGCCAAAGGACAGGTGCATCGGGACGGAATGGTCAAAG CCGCCAGCACCGGCGCTCCCGTGCGGCTTTCACGCCATCATCACACCGTCTACCGTCAGCCATCTTGCACCTTTTCCTACTACGGCCGCGTGGGCAGCCGTCGCTGCCGCTACCGGCGGGCCAACGCCGCCCTTCTCATCAAGCCTTCGCGCAGCATGAACGACCTGCACGAGCTGGAGGCGCGACATCGGCGTCGGAGCCGCCGGAGCGACCGCCGCCGCAGCGGCAACACCTACTCGTCCAACGGCGACGCCGAGAGCGAGGAAGGCGAG GTGGAGCCCACCTTGCGGCTACTGTGGCTCTCCATGCTGAAGATGCCGCCCGAGTTGCTGCGCCTGTGCGCCTGTCACCTGTTCACCTGGTTTTCCTTCCTTTCCGAAGCCGTTTTCTTCACCGACTTCATGGCACAAGCTATCTACCACGGAGATCCTATT GCTCCTGCTAACTCCACCGATTTGACGAACTACCACAGAGGCGTTCAGATGGGATGTTGGGGTCTCGTTGTGTACGCCATGACCGCCGCCATATGCTCAG CTGTTCTTCAAAAGTACCTTGACAACTTTGACTTGAGCATCAAGGTCATCTACATCATGGGAACGCTCGTATTCTCCATAG GAAGTGCAATTATGGCCATATTCCCCAATGTgtatgttgccatggtgatgatCAGCAGCATGGGCTTCATCTCCATGACTATCTCTTATTGTCCCTATGCCCTGCTGGGACAGTACCACGAAATGAAACGG TACACCAGTCACAGTCCCGGTAGTTCCCGTAGAGGATTTGGCATTGACTGCGCCATCTTGTCCTGCCAA GCGTACATCAGCCAAATCGTGGTGGCCTCGGCTATGGGTTCCATCGTGGAAGTGGTCGGCAGTGTACGCGTCATTCCCGTCGTGGCCTCCGGGGGCTCTTTGTTGGGATTCCTCAGTGCTTGCTTCCTGGTCATTTATCCCTCAAATATCGG AGcggcggaggcggaggcggaggcggaggcgggGGCGTCCAAAACTTCAGAAAAGCAGCCGCTGGCCGATCCAAGTGAAAAAGCGAAGGAAAAAAACAGCTTCTTGAAACTCAATAAGACAGGCAATACCACCATTACTGTGACCGACACTTCCTGTCACATGGAGAATGAATCAGCACTGTGA
- the LOC127603748 gene encoding solute carrier family 45 member 4 isoform X4, producing the protein MPPPDMPPQNTGPDAMQVGSPVAGAETQTPTDEGKGGDADGSAGAASRPDPDTGGGGGGGGEELASEGSIEGIPVKRWVMHGAVMFGREFCYALETALVTPVLLQIGLSLGDVPGRQPIGIVLTVLGVSVLDFCADATEGPIRAYLLDVANTEDQDMALNIHAASAGLGGALGYAMGGLDWTHTFLGVLFKSQEQILFFFAALFFSVSVVLHLVSIAEQQYSPRHDRQDRESPVPSHPHPSSNSRAGLLTPRLEMIGEDETMDSFDLYDTYWDDVSAPGDMDVNFLDVELVRSKSDSVLAMTDAPLEHMDPDALFLCQIEPSVFADRLSPHHGSPPCAAHRLHASRSTPPCRLAGVRRSSNAGSQDLPCPQSGSHSPRGGPTKICRLSAFLQEMENDEGQEALLNNQLKEQRTLNGRLLAGVGAKNTANGLSAKGQVHRDGMVKAASTGAPVRLSRHHHTVYRQPSCTFSYYGRVGSRRCRYRRANAALLIKPSRSMNDLHELEARHRRRSRRSDRRRSGNTYSSNGDAESEEGEVEPTLRLLWLSMLKMPPELLRLCACHLFTWFSFLSEAVFFTDFMAQAIYHGDPIAPANSTDLTNYHRGVQMGCWGLVVYAMTAAICSAVLQKYLDNFDLSIKVIYIMGTLVFSIGSAIMAIFPNVYVAMVMISSMGFISMTISYCPYALLGQYHEMKRYTSHSPGSSRRGFGIDCAILSCQAYISQIVVASAMGSIVEVVGSVRVIPVVASGGSLLGFLSACFLVIYPSNIGAAEAEAEAEAGASKTSEKQPLADPSEKAKEKNSFLKLNKTGNTTITVTDTSCHMENESAL; encoded by the exons ATGCCCCCGCCTGACATGCCTCCCCAGAACACGGGCCCTGACGCCATGCAGGTGGGATCACCGGTGGCCGGCGCGGAGACCCAAACTCCTACGGACGAAGGCAAGGGCGGAGACGCGGATGGATCGGCGGGAGCGGCAAGCCGCCCCGACCCCGacaccggcggcggcggcggcggaggcggcgagGAGTTGGCAAGCGAGGGGTCCATCGAGGGCATCCCCGTGAAGAGATGGGTGATGCACGGCGCCGTCATGTTTGGCCGGGAGTTCTGCTATGCCTTGGAGACGGCGCTTGTGACGCCCGTGCTGCTTCAAATTG GACTTTCTCTGGGCGACGTTCCGGGTAGGCAGCCCATAGGAATTGTTCTCACCGTGCTAGGAGTGTCGGTGTTGGACTTCTGCGCCGACGCAACGGAGGGACCGATCCGAGCGTACCTTTTAGACGTGGCCAACACCGAAGACCAAGACATGGCACTCAACATCCATGCCGCCTCGGCAG GTCTTGGCGGCGCTCTGGGCTATGCTATGGGCGGTCTCGACTGGACCCACACTTTCCTGGGAGTCCTCTTTAAGTCTCAGGAGCAGATCCTGTTCTTCTTCGCCGCCCTCTTCTTCTCTGTGTCAGTGGTGCTGCATCTAGTCAGCATAGCTGAGCAGCAATACAGCCCTCGACATGACCGGCAGGACCGG GAGAGTCCAGTGCCAAGTCACCCACACCCTTCATCCAACAGCCGAGCGGGACTTCTCACTCCGAGACTGGAAATGATCGGCGAGGACGAAACGATGGACAGCTTTGACCTTTACGACACCTACTGGGACGATGTGTCCGCGCCCGGGGATATGGACGTGAACTTCCTGGACGTGGAGCTTGTGAGGA GTAAAAGCGACAGCGTCCTTGCCATGACGGACGCCCCTCTGGAGCACATGGACCCCGACGCCTTGTTCCTTTGCCAAATCGAGCCGTCCGTCTTCGCTGACCGCCTCTCGCCCCATCACGGCTCTCCCCCATGCGCCGCGCACCGCCTGCACGCCAGCCGTAGCACGCCGCCTTGTCGCCTCGCCGGCGTGCGGCGCAGCAGCAACGCGGGGAGTCAGGATCTGCCGTGCCCCCAAAGCGGCAGCCACTCCCCACGCGGCGGTCCCACCAAGATATGCCGCCTCTCGGCATTCTTACAGGAGATGGAGAATGACGAGGGCCAGGAGGCGTTGCTCAACAACCAGCTGAAAGAGCAGCGCACCCTGAACGGTCGCCTGTTGGCGGGCGTCGGTGCGAAAAACACGGCCAACGGGTTGAGCGCCAAAGGACAGGTGCATCGGGACGGAATGGTCAAAG CCGCCAGCACCGGCGCTCCCGTGCGGCTTTCACGCCATCATCACACCGTCTACCGTCAGCCATCTTGCACCTTTTCCTACTACGGCCGCGTGGGCAGCCGTCGCTGCCGCTACCGGCGGGCCAACGCCGCCCTTCTCATCAAGCCTTCGCGCAGCATGAACGACCTGCACGAGCTGGAGGCGCGACATCGGCGTCGGAGCCGCCGGAGCGACCGCCGCCGCAGCGGCAACACCTACTCGTCCAACGGCGACGCCGAGAGCGAGGAAGGCGAG GTGGAGCCCACCTTGCGGCTACTGTGGCTCTCCATGCTGAAGATGCCGCCCGAGTTGCTGCGCCTGTGCGCCTGTCACCTGTTCACCTGGTTTTCCTTCCTTTCCGAAGCCGTTTTCTTCACCGACTTCATGGCACAAGCTATCTACCACGGAGATCCTATT GCTCCTGCTAACTCCACCGATTTGACGAACTACCACAGAGGCGTTCAGATGGGATGTTGGGGTCTCGTTGTGTACGCCATGACCGCCGCCATATGCTCAG CTGTTCTTCAAAAGTACCTTGACAACTTTGACTTGAGCATCAAGGTCATCTACATCATGGGAACGCTCGTATTCTCCATAG GAAGTGCAATTATGGCCATATTCCCCAATGTgtatgttgccatggtgatgatCAGCAGCATGGGCTTCATCTCCATGACTATCTCTTATTGTCCCTATGCCCTGCTGGGACAGTACCACGAAATGAAACGG TACACCAGTCACAGTCCCGGTAGTTCCCGTAGAGGATTTGGCATTGACTGCGCCATCTTGTCCTGCCAA GCGTACATCAGCCAAATCGTGGTGGCCTCGGCTATGGGTTCCATCGTGGAAGTGGTCGGCAGTGTACGCGTCATTCCCGTCGTGGCCTCCGGGGGCTCTTTGTTGGGATTCCTCAGTGCTTGCTTCCTGGTCATTTATCCCTCAAATATCGG AGcggcggaggcggaggcggaggcggaggcgggGGCGTCCAAAACTTCAGAAAAGCAGCCGCTGGCCGATCCAAGTGAAAAAGCGAAGGAAAAAAACAGCTTCTTGAAACTCAATAAGACAGGCAATACCACCATTACTGTGACCGACACTTCCTGTCACATGGAGAATGAATCAGCACTGTGA
- the LOC127603748 gene encoding solute carrier family 45 member 4 isoform X2 — MPPPDMPPQNTGPDAMQVGSPVAGAETQTPTDEGKGGDADGSAGAASRPDPDTGGGGGGGGEELASEGSIEGIPVKRWVMHGAVMFGREFCYALETALVTPVLLQIGLPEQYNSLTWFLSPVMGLIFAPLIGSASDRCTLRFGRRRPFILALCIGALIGAAFFLNGSLIGLSLGDVPGRQPIGIVLTVLGVSVLDFCADATEGPIRAYLLDVANTEDQDMALNIHAASAGLGGALGYAMGGLDWTHTFLGVLFKSQEQILFFFAALFFSVSVVLHLVSIAEQQYSPRHDRQDRESPVPSHPHPSSNSRAGLLTPRLEMIGEDETMDSFDLYDTYWDDVSAPGDMDVNFLDVELVRSKSDSVLAMTDAPLEHMDPDALFLCQIEPSVFADRLSPHHGSPPCAAHRLHASRSTPPCRLAGVRRSSNAGSQDLPCPQSGSHSPRGGPTKICRLSAFLQEMENDEGQEALLNNQLKEQRTLNGRLLAGVGAKNTANGLSAKGQVHRDGMVKAASTGAPVRLSRHHHTVYRQPSCTFSYYGRVGSRRCRYRRANAALLIKPSRSMNDLHELEARHRRRSRRSDRRRSGNTYSSNGDAESEEGEVEPTLRLLWLSMLKMPPELLRLCACHLFTWFSFLSEAVFFTDFMAQAIYHGDPIAPANSTDLTNYHRGVQMGCWGLVVYAMTAAICSAVLQKYLDNFDLSIKVIYIMGTLVFSIGSAIMAIFPNVYVAMVMISSMGFISMTISYCPYALLGQYHEMKRYTSHSPGSSRRGFGIDCAILSCQAYISQIVVASAMGSIVEVVGSVRVIPVVASGGSLLGFLSACFLVIYPSNIGAAEAEAEAEAGASKTSEKQPLADPSEKAKEKNSFLKLNKTGNTTITVTDTSCHMENESAL, encoded by the exons ATGCCCCCGCCTGACATGCCTCCCCAGAACACGGGCCCTGACGCCATGCAGGTGGGATCACCGGTGGCCGGCGCGGAGACCCAAACTCCTACGGACGAAGGCAAGGGCGGAGACGCGGATGGATCGGCGGGAGCGGCAAGCCGCCCCGACCCCGacaccggcggcggcggcggcggaggcggcgagGAGTTGGCAAGCGAGGGGTCCATCGAGGGCATCCCCGTGAAGAGATGGGTGATGCACGGCGCCGTCATGTTTGGCCGGGAGTTCTGCTATGCCTTGGAGACGGCGCTTGTGACGCCCGTGCTGCTTCAAATTG GTCTTCCAGAGCAATACAACAGCTTGACATGGTTCCTCAGCCCCGTTATGGGCCTCATATTCGCCCCGCTGATCGGCTCCGCCAGCGACCGCTGTACCCTGCGCTTTGGCCGCCGCAGGCCTTTCATCCTGGCCTTGTGCATCGGGGCGCTGATTGGTGCGGCGTTCTTCCTGAACGGGTCGCTCATAG GACTTTCTCTGGGCGACGTTCCGGGTAGGCAGCCCATAGGAATTGTTCTCACCGTGCTAGGAGTGTCGGTGTTGGACTTCTGCGCCGACGCAACGGAGGGACCGATCCGAGCGTACCTTTTAGACGTGGCCAACACCGAAGACCAAGACATGGCACTCAACATCCATGCCGCCTCGGCAG GTCTTGGCGGCGCTCTGGGCTATGCTATGGGCGGTCTCGACTGGACCCACACTTTCCTGGGAGTCCTCTTTAAGTCTCAGGAGCAGATCCTGTTCTTCTTCGCCGCCCTCTTCTTCTCTGTGTCAGTGGTGCTGCATCTAGTCAGCATAGCTGAGCAGCAATACAGCCCTCGACATGACCGGCAGGACCGG GAGAGTCCAGTGCCAAGTCACCCACACCCTTCATCCAACAGCCGAGCGGGACTTCTCACTCCGAGACTGGAAATGATCGGCGAGGACGAAACGATGGACAGCTTTGACCTTTACGACACCTACTGGGACGATGTGTCCGCGCCCGGGGATATGGACGTGAACTTCCTGGACGTGGAGCTTGTGAGGA GTAAAAGCGACAGCGTCCTTGCCATGACGGACGCCCCTCTGGAGCACATGGACCCCGACGCCTTGTTCCTTTGCCAAATCGAGCCGTCCGTCTTCGCTGACCGCCTCTCGCCCCATCACGGCTCTCCCCCATGCGCCGCGCACCGCCTGCACGCCAGCCGTAGCACGCCGCCTTGTCGCCTCGCCGGCGTGCGGCGCAGCAGCAACGCGGGGAGTCAGGATCTGCCGTGCCCCCAAAGCGGCAGCCACTCCCCACGCGGCGGTCCCACCAAGATATGCCGCCTCTCGGCATTCTTACAGGAGATGGAGAATGACGAGGGCCAGGAGGCGTTGCTCAACAACCAGCTGAAAGAGCAGCGCACCCTGAACGGTCGCCTGTTGGCGGGCGTCGGTGCGAAAAACACGGCCAACGGGTTGAGCGCCAAAGGACAGGTGCATCGGGACGGAATGGTCAAAG CCGCCAGCACCGGCGCTCCCGTGCGGCTTTCACGCCATCATCACACCGTCTACCGTCAGCCATCTTGCACCTTTTCCTACTACGGCCGCGTGGGCAGCCGTCGCTGCCGCTACCGGCGGGCCAACGCCGCCCTTCTCATCAAGCCTTCGCGCAGCATGAACGACCTGCACGAGCTGGAGGCGCGACATCGGCGTCGGAGCCGCCGGAGCGACCGCCGCCGCAGCGGCAACACCTACTCGTCCAACGGCGACGCCGAGAGCGAGGAAGGCGAG GTGGAGCCCACCTTGCGGCTACTGTGGCTCTCCATGCTGAAGATGCCGCCCGAGTTGCTGCGCCTGTGCGCCTGTCACCTGTTCACCTGGTTTTCCTTCCTTTCCGAAGCCGTTTTCTTCACCGACTTCATGGCACAAGCTATCTACCACGGAGATCCTATT GCTCCTGCTAACTCCACCGATTTGACGAACTACCACAGAGGCGTTCAGATGGGATGTTGGGGTCTCGTTGTGTACGCCATGACCGCCGCCATATGCTCAG CTGTTCTTCAAAAGTACCTTGACAACTTTGACTTGAGCATCAAGGTCATCTACATCATGGGAACGCTCGTATTCTCCATAG GAAGTGCAATTATGGCCATATTCCCCAATGTgtatgttgccatggtgatgatCAGCAGCATGGGCTTCATCTCCATGACTATCTCTTATTGTCCCTATGCCCTGCTGGGACAGTACCACGAAATGAAACGG TACACCAGTCACAGTCCCGGTAGTTCCCGTAGAGGATTTGGCATTGACTGCGCCATCTTGTCCTGCCAA GCGTACATCAGCCAAATCGTGGTGGCCTCGGCTATGGGTTCCATCGTGGAAGTGGTCGGCAGTGTACGCGTCATTCCCGTCGTGGCCTCCGGGGGCTCTTTGTTGGGATTCCTCAGTGCTTGCTTCCTGGTCATTTATCCCTCAAATATCGG AGcggcggaggcggaggcggaggcggaggcgggGGCGTCCAAAACTTCAGAAAAGCAGCCGCTGGCCGATCCAAGTGAAAAAGCGAAGGAAAAAAACAGCTTCTTGAAACTCAATAAGACAGGCAATACCACCATTACTGTGACCGACACTTCCTGTCACATGGAGAATGAATCAGCACTGTGA